The following coding sequences lie in one Sorghum bicolor cultivar BTx623 chromosome 6, Sorghum_bicolor_NCBIv3, whole genome shotgun sequence genomic window:
- the LOC8066805 gene encoding aminomethyltransferase, mitochondrial: MRGLLACASTLARRATAPARVRHLAGAAEAAEAELKKTALYDFHVAHGGKMVPFAGWSMPIQYRDSIMDSTVNCRANGGLFDVAHMCGLSLRGRDAIPFLESLVIADVAALRDGTGTLTVFTNDKGGAIDDSVVTKVTDHHIYLVVNAGCRDKDLAHIEEHMEAFNKKGGDVKWHIHDERSLLALQGPLAAPTLQLLTKEDLSKMYFSDFKLIDINGYSCFLTRTGYTGEDGFEISVPSENAVDLAKAILEKSEGKVRLTGLGARDSLRLEAGLCLYGNDMEQHITPVEAGLSWAIGKRRKSEGGFLGADVILKQLQEGPKIRRVGMITQGPPARSHSELVSSSGESIGEVTSGGFSPCLKKNIAMGYVKSGMHKAGTEFKVVVRGKSYDAVVTKMPFVPTKYYRPS, encoded by the exons ATGAGGGGCCTCCTCGCGTGCGCCAGTACCCTCGCCCGCCGCGCCACCGCGCCCGCGCGCGTCCGCCACCTGGCGggcgcggcggaggcggcggaggccgaGCTCAAGAAGACGGCGCTGTACGACTTCCACGTCGCGCACGGCGGCAAGATGGTGCCGTTCGCCGGCTGGAGCATGCCCATCCAGTACAGGGACTCCATCATGGACTCCACCGTCAACTGCCGCGCCAACGGCGGGCTCTTCGACGTGGCCCACATGTGCGGCCTCAGCCTCAGGGGCCGCGACGCCATCCCGTTCCTCGAGTCCCTCGTCATCGCCGACGTCGCCGCGCTCAGGGACGGCACCGGCACGCTCACCGTCTTCACCAACGACAAGGGCGGCGCCATCGACGACTCCGTCGTCACCAAGGTCACCGACCACCACATCTACCTCGTCGTCAACGCCGGGTGCAGGGACAAGGACCTCGCCCACATCGAGGAGCACATGGAGGCGTTCAATAAGAAGGGCGGAGACGTCAAGTGGCACATCCACGACGAGCGGTCGCTGCTCGCATTGCAG GGTCCTCTTGCTGCACCAACTCTCCAGTTGCTGACGAAAGAAGATTTGAGCAAAATGTACTTCAGTGACTTCAAGCTGATTGACATCAATGGATATTCATGCTTCCTCACGAGAACTGG TTACACCGGCGAAGATGGTTTTGAAATCTCTGTTCCATCAGAGAATGCAGTTGATCTTGCAAAGGCCATCCTAGAGAAATCCGAAGGCAAGGTGCGGTTGACTGGCTTGGGTGCCCGTGACAGTCTCCGCCTAGAGGCAGGCCTCTGCCTGTACGGCAACGACATGGAGCAGCACATCACGCCAGTTGAAGCCGGCCTCTCATGGGCAATTGGAAAGAGGAGGAAATCGGAAGGCGGTTTCCTGGGTGCAGATGTGATCCTAAAGCAGCTTCAGGAAGGCCCAAAGATCAGGCGTGTCGGCATGATCACGCAAGGGCCGCCTGCACGGAGCCACAGCGAGCTTGTGAGCAGCTCCGGGGAGAGCATCGGCGAGGTGACCAGCGGAGGGTTCAGCCCGTGCCTGAAGAAGAACATCGCTATGGGCTACGTGAAATCAGGAATGCACAAGGCTGGGACAGAATTCAAGGTGGTTGTTCGTGGGAAATCCTACGACGCTGTGGTCACCAAGATGCCGTTCGTGCCCACCAAGTACTACAGGCCCTCGTAG